The following is a genomic window from uncultured Draconibacterium sp..
CGCTTATGCACAAGAAAACTACAAACAAGAAGCAATTTCCTCAGGATGTAATGATTTTATCGTTAAACCAATTGATAAAAACCATTTAAAAAAGATACTACGGAACTTAAAAACAAGCAGTCAGTCCTGAATTGCATAATTAACTTGAACAAGAAACACAGGTTCGCGCTTGCGGCATAATAAGAATCCTACCTAGAGGGATTGGCTTTTTACAACTTATACAGCGTCCAAAATCATCATCATCAACTCTCGACAATGCAAATCTCAACTTTTCCAGCTTGTCTTTAGCCTTGCGCAACGTGGCTTCTGTAACACTTTTATTATTAATGGCATCCATTCTCGATATTCGCCCAATGGCATTTTCCGGCTCAACAGGTTTTGTCAGCTCATTATATTCCCGAATAAGCTTTTCCGTTTTTTCAATTTCGGAAATAATCAAAACTCTTATTTCAGCCTTATT
Proteins encoded in this region:
- a CDS encoding TraR/DksA C4-type zinc finger protein, translated to MAELNKAEIRVLIISEIEKTEKLIREYNELTKPVEPENAIGRISRMDAINNKSVTEATLRKAKDKLEKLRFALSRVDDDDFGRCISCKKPIPLGRILIMPQARTCVSCSS